From the genome of Pelobacter propionicus DSM 2379, one region includes:
- the gcvT gene encoding glycine cleavage system aminomethyltransferase GcvT: protein MDESLKQTPLNARHKSLNARMGPFGGWDMPIQYAGIIAEHGWCRQRAALFDICHMGEFLFEGDLNAHGLEELFSFSVATIPLGRSRYGFLLNDRGGIIDDLIVFRLTESSAMIVVNAATIASDFSVIASRLRGGSFRDITDETGKLDVQGPLARQVLVDTIGGQVAELAYFRSIPMEILGCQALVSRTGYTGELGFEIFLPSARVGELWDLLLRDQRVRPAGLGARDLLRLELGYSLYGHDIDESITPLEAGLEMFVNFDKDFVGRDALLAQREQGLSRCKVAFRVEGRRSPRQHYDIHCCGQVVGSVTSGVFSPMLGCGIGLGLVRPEAAGIGTRLTIGHERVSMEAVVCELPFYGKGSLRE from the coding sequence ATGGATGAATCGTTGAAACAGACCCCCCTGAATGCCAGACACAAAAGCCTGAATGCCCGCATGGGCCCCTTTGGCGGCTGGGATATGCCGATCCAGTACGCGGGGATCATCGCCGAGCATGGCTGGTGCCGACAACGGGCGGCGCTGTTCGATATCTGCCACATGGGGGAGTTCCTGTTCGAGGGTGATTTAAATGCCCATGGACTGGAAGAGCTGTTCAGCTTCTCCGTGGCAACCATCCCGCTGGGGCGCTCGCGCTACGGTTTCCTGCTCAACGATCGGGGGGGGATCATCGACGACCTGATCGTCTTCCGCCTGACTGAGAGCAGCGCCATGATCGTGGTCAACGCCGCCACCATCGCCTCTGACTTCAGCGTTATCGCCAGCCGCCTGCGGGGAGGCTCGTTCAGGGACATTACCGATGAGACCGGCAAGCTGGATGTGCAGGGCCCCCTGGCGCGCCAGGTGCTGGTGGATACCATCGGAGGGCAGGTGGCGGAACTGGCCTACTTTAGGTCCATCCCCATGGAGATCCTGGGGTGCCAGGCGCTGGTCAGCCGCACCGGCTATACCGGTGAACTGGGCTTTGAAATTTTCCTCCCCAGCGCCAGGGTCGGTGAACTGTGGGACCTGCTGCTGCGTGACCAGCGGGTCAGGCCGGCCGGCCTGGGCGCCCGGGACCTGCTGCGTCTGGAGTTGGGCTACTCCCTCTACGGCCACGATATCGACGAGAGCATCACCCCCCTGGAGGCCGGTCTGGAGATGTTTGTCAATTTCGACAAGGATTTTGTAGGCAGGGATGCGTTATTGGCCCAGAGGGAGCAGGGGCTTTCCCGATGCAAGGTAGCCTTTCGGGTGGAGGGCCGCCGTTCGCCCCGTCAGCACTACGACATCCACTGTTGCGGTCAGGTTGTGGGGAGCGTGACCAGCGGCGTCTTCTCCCCCATGCTGGGGTGCGGCATCGGCCTGGGGCTGGTCAGGCCGGAGGCTGCCGGGATCGGTACCCGTCTGACCATCGGACACGAACGGGTCAGCATGGAGGCCGTGGTCTGTGAACTCCCTTTCTATGGCAAGGGGTCGCTCAGGGAGTAG